The DNA window ATTTAGCGAAAGCGATTAGGGGAGCCTCAGCTGATGAGGGCTAAGTGGGATTACCCAACTCGAAGCGGACTGGGGAAGTGCCCCGCCAGGACGAGGATTCCGATGCCGAGGCCGTGCAACCCACGCAAGGAGGCGACCGCAAATCATATGGCagctgggaaatgggaaactGGGAGTCTTCTGAAGCCGGTAGCGGTGCCCAGTGCGCAGGATCATgcactctctttctctccttCTCTCGCTTTCTCCTCGTTCCCGTTGGACTTCGGGAAAAACTCTACACATGAGGCTGGTTGAAAACAAGTGGTTGAGCGGGCGCAGTGCTCAGTATAGAGCGAACAGTCGTTTCGAGCTCGACTTTCACCCGCTGACCGAGAGCACGAGCTGGAGCTGAGGCTGAAACAGAAGCAGACGCAGAAGCCCGGAGGAGAAGAGGTGGCACCAGAACCAGCAGCGGGACCAGGAGCAGGCGGAGAAAGTAGGAGCCGGGGAAAGGAGAAAGCgagagagtgagagagagagagagagagagcggaCCCAGCAGCCAGTTCTCCGAGGAGTGAAATTCGAGGCGGGGCGTGGAGGAAGTGGGTGTACGAGTGCGACTACCATAAAGTGGAAATCCGAAACGCCTtgagcagcggcagcgacgTCGGCCGAGGCAGCGACCGCGACGCAGGCAGCGACGGCGGCAGAGGGACACGCGTCAGGCGGCCAAGCAAAAGGCAGACAAACAGGCAAATCCTGCTGAGACGACACGACGAGTCCTTGCTCGTCGGTTCAAACGTGCGGAACGCTCTTGGAGGCAGCcgataaaaaagaaataccaCTAGAAGCCAAGCTAGTCCACCAAACACCACTCACACTCACCCAAAACAAGGGAAAGTTTtcaccacaaaaaaaaaaacaagttacAAGAAAGCTACAAGAAACCCAAAACAACACTTTCGAAAAATATCCCAAGATATAGTCCCCCATTCAAGTGCAGTGACTCGTGTGCAAAAGTTATCCAACCACAAAaccccacaaaaaaaaactaagtgCCGCAAGCTGAGAGAGCTAAACACGAAAGAAGTGCTAAAAgttccttaaaaattattaataaaaaaaccaaatatttgTTCAACTGcttgtaaaaatatacaaattatacaaCATAAATATTCTTTGCATTTTAACAAAAGCATAAGAGAGCAGCTCAAAAACCGAAGTGCCGTGCAAAAACTAACTAATAAGCCTACTAAAGATATATGCAAACGAACGACTGGCCAGTGTAGAAAAGCTCTATAGAGGGCCTAAAAGAGTAAAACCCTAAATCAAAACCCCAGAGAACTGGGAGTGCTAGCCCGAAAGCCGACGGAGGACAGCAACTAGTTGTTGTCAGAGGCCAACAACCAGGTTCAAGCGGCCGTATACCTATACACGTTTAAGTGCCCATACCCATACCCACTCTCCGACTCCACCTACCCGGGCGGAACCCCAACTCCCCGGCCCGAGTAGACAATTGATTATTGATTTTGTCTAAGGCTGCAGAACTTCACAGCTTAACGCAAAACAAACTTGGCAGCAGGGCCACAAGGGGCGACGAGAGCCGAGGGCCTGAAAGAACACCAGTGACAAGAAGGGGCCGTTGAAAGGCAGCCAGAAAAACCGGAAAAGCGGGTGGCTCGGAAAAGTGCTCCGATATCGGCCAGTGTTGTGCAATGCCAGGCTCAGGCCGGCACAGTGTTGGTCAGCGGTGTGGGGCCTAGAGGCCCAGGCCGAAAAGCGTCGAGATCCCATATAGAGAAACAATCTTAAAGTCGGGACTTTCCCCACCACCAGCACCGCCAGCCCCAAGGAAACCACCTGCCACCACCACACACCACCCCGCCCTCAAATAGATTTCTCCCCCTCTTGGTAACCCCACCCCGAACCGCCAAGATAAGCCGTCTAATCGAGAAGCTGCGCCAGACCAACAAACGGAAAATGTTCTGCTCGCTGGCCCAGACGCTCTTCTGCGTCCTGCTCATCCAGGGCGGCCTCTACGCCCTGCACTtgagcggaaacggaaatggcaACGGCAGCGGCAACGAGAAGTCCCTGGCCGAGGCCAAGGCGGCTCTCCAGGTGCCCAGCCAGCCGCTGGGACCCTCGACGGGAGTGTCCGGCGCCTGGCAGACCGCTCcctcgcagcagcagcagcaccagcagcatccCGGAGGATCTCCGCCGGGCGGTGGATCCGCAACCGCGCCGCATGGCCACCGGTCCGCCGCAGCGGCCGCCGCCGATGCCACTACCGTGCGGCTGAACAAAGAGATAGCCGACATGGCCCAGCTGGAGCGGGAGCGGCTGATGCTCCTGGCCCGCGCCAAGCAGACGGCGGAGCAATTGGCACCGCCGGCGGGCGGCCATCACCGCGGCCATCCCTTCATCGCCGGCCGGATACAGATGCAGCCCAGCGAGGAGCTAGACGTGGGCGACTACCCCGCCCTGCTGCAGCCGGCCGGCAGGGCCTACATCTTTGGCAATGTCCAGAAGCAGCCGCCCACGCCGATCAACCTGGAGCAGGATTACGAGCAGCTGCGGGAGCTGGAGCACAGGCCGGTGAAGTATTATGGCCGAGTGGTGCAGCCGGCGGAGagggaggaggcggcggaggcgCTCTACGAACCCATGCACTCCTTCGGAGACTTCGACGACTTCTCGGAACTAGAGCCGGAGCAGGAGCCGCACTTGGGCGAGGATGAGCTGCTGCGCGAACTGGATGCCTACCAGTATCACGGCCTGGAGGAGGAGCCGCTGCCAGAGAATCCCTACCGCACgctggagcagctggagcTGGCCGCACCCGACTCCCTGCAGCAGCTCTTCGAGCAGGAGCAAGAGCAGCGTGATGCCCCCTACAAGGGGATGCACTCCGCCGGCAAGGGCCACAACCCGGCCAACTACAACATAAGGGTGCAGCAGAAGTGGGCCCGGAAGCGAAATGGCCAGGGAATCGGACATAATTCCGAGGCGGAGAAGCAGCTCCAGCGCCAGATCTTCGCCCAGCACTTCAAGCCGCAGCGAAGTGGCAAACTGTCGCTTTCGGCCAACTCGGAGGCCACGGCCAGCAAGCACCTGAAGCCATCCAGTCGCTCCGGCTCCAAGGACAGCGAGAAGCCCATCAACGAGGCACTGGGAGGAGGCAGTGCCTCCGGCTCCACCACAGGCTCCACCTCTAATGGCAAACAGGATATACCGAAGCAGCAGGCGGAGCCGCAGCACTCGCAGCTGGACAAAAAGGATCCCAGCCACAAGCGATCCGGATCGGGATCGGCGGGATCCATGGGATCGCCGGGAGGAGGCTTCGCCGCGCAGCCGCCCATGGTTCACAGCATAGCCAGCCAGCTGATGCTGCGCACCGCCCGCGGTCAACGGCAGTACGACGTGCCACAAATCGGTGAGTTTCAGATACACATAGAACGTATTACTGGGGGTTAGGCCATAGGGCTTGCCCGGTGGCAATCGATGGAGCCAATCGTGGGTCCGCTTCACCTCTGACCTTTGGCCGTCTGGCTGGCATTAACTCGATCCAATCGAACCTCCACTTAACGCCGTAATTCCCCAAAGCGCAGCACGAAGGCCCAGAACTTTCACCCCACATTATATTCACGTACTGCgattgcaatttatttaatgattGGGAATTGGTATTCTAAAATAGAACCTGCAACTTTGGAAACCGAAATACAAGTCTAGTGCTGAAAGAGGAAGCTATACTTCAATTATTCGAGCTACGTGAGGTACGAACTAATGGGTTTATAAggttggtaaatattttactagGGAAAATGGAACTTGAGAGCCGAAAATAGAGTTTTAGTTAAAAAAAGTAACATTTACCCATGCTTTTAACGGGATTTATAAGGACTATAATTATACTGTTAATCCTAAAAGTCCAGTGTATCGTAATTACTCAGTCATGGTTAATTTACAAATGCGTGTTTGTCCGCCGCCGTCGTTCGATATCTTTCCAATATCTCTGCATTTCATGTCGTGTTAATTTTATTCGACTCGAATCGAGTGAAGCCCGCACTTGACCCTCTCGTCTACACATACCCGTGCAcccgtgtttttttttggcctgGCCCGAAGCCCCCGACCAAGTAGGCCATGTCCCCAAGGACAGGCCATAATCGGTCTATTTCCGtccttatttattttgcgGCAGTTATGAGCGCCTAAAGCTCGCCGTATTTACCCGTTTCATTACGGCCGGTCGGCGGGCCTTATTATTCCCGGCCAGGTCCTGCATATTTCATGATCCAAGGCGGTGCACTTCGGCCGGGCAATTTAATCCTTTTAGCCGGCTCGTGGGCGACCGGCTCATCAATCATCAATCATCCGGCGTTTAATAGATTGTCACTAAATCATTTGTCAACAATGGCCGAGAAGCGGAAAAGTTTTTGCAGCTATTTTCGGTAGTTTGGCCAACTTTTCAGCCCGTTATTTTTGGCCATTGCATTTAGCAAATTAGTCCGACGACTACGGATGGGGGATGGCTCTGTGCGGGGAAGTTCGTCCTTGGCTTTCCTCCATTTGGGCTGTTGTTAATCACTTGGCTGGCTAAATTACTTTACAACAAGTTTTGATGGTCGCCATGAATACGGAATGCGCTTAGAGAAAGTTGGGCCAGGATCGGAGCCGGCAGAAGGCGTCTGCCGACTGCTCTGTTCTGGTCTCTGGTCCTGCAGGacaatcaattttaatttttaattaacactTTCAAGTTTAATGGCGACGTTGTGATGGCCCTGAGCTAAATGCGACCTCATTGCTGGCCTGCCCAGAGGACAACCAAAACATAACTTCTCTGTCAGCTTTTTCAAGGAAATCCACAATTCCGATTGCTCTCCTGGGAGTTTGACATTCTCATTAATCGGTTGTCAAAAAAGACATTCATAATTAAAGCCATTCAGTTTAATGAAGGCTTTCGATTGAATAAATGCTATAAACAGAAAGACCATCCATGAAGCACAAGTAGCATTTTAAAGTATCTTTCTTCTCTAcagatttacatttttattgtttaatgtttatttCCCATTTATTTCATAAGCGAacgtttataaaataatacttGATTAACATATTTCTTTGCTTTGGCCTTTTCTTGGAaagttctttgtttttatctCACGGATAAGTTTTagttattttcattttaagttCGTGCACAACAGTGGCTAAACTGAATGTGAAACAAAAGAGTAGCAGATCCCCGGGAACAGATTagccaattaaattaaattggattagTTGATTGTCTGTTGCTtcctggctctggctctggcacTTTTCCTCCTCTTCTCTGCGGATTTTCCCATCTTTGCACAATTGATTTGGCAAGGTTTCTGCAGATTGAGAGATGTAGCGAAAACTCAATATGAGGCAATCAACGAGTTTTCATTTTATGCGCATGTTTGCACAATTTTCCTCATTGTTATGGCCCTGGCTGTCTTTCTCATCCGTCTCCCTCTCACTTTTATTATTCGGAATTTTTCCTTGCCAGCAGCTCCGCTTTCCCACATTTCCGCGTGCGTACGTGTGTTTGCTTATTTCCGCATAACGTCATCAAGTGTCAGCTGTGAAAACGTCAACGCTcgccgctgccactgccactgccacccGCCGCTCCTCACTTCACACCTTCGCTGGATAGTTGGGAAAATTACAATTGTCCCCTAAGTGTTTACAGGGAAAACAATTATAGGGATAAGAGGGTGCCCTCGGAGTCACACACATGTCGCTCAAAGCAGTAGTAGTCAATGTGTGATCTAGGACCTTTGGTCACTAATAATAATGAAACCAAATTTCATAAgcattcattttttaattgtcagGAAATTACCAATTACGTACTTGTCAAAAGTAGTTCATTGGAAACGTCTTTGCTCATTCCCCTTATAACTTTCACCAAAAGGCATAATATGCTTTATAAAAAAGATCCCTCGAACCCTTAATTcccatttataatattatgaaactagttttttaacattatcGTTTTTAGTTTTCGGATAATTAAGGTTTTtgatgatttatttttgaattaagaGATCTGATTATCTGTTACTTCAAATAccttaatttcaattaaatctaaaatatacttttcattatcttttaatatgtCTATTACCCTAGTTAcctttaagttaattatatctaatattcatttttatgtATCCTAAACCGAATACTTTAGGTGAAATTCCCAAAATCGATTGACAAATGGTTCCGAGTAAACACACCGCATAAAGCCCTAATGCGTTCCCTAATGACCCAAAAAGTTTGCTTCTGTGccaaaagggaaaataaaacgCTCCCGAAAAAGTTGAAGGAAAAGCCGTCACACGTTTTCCCGGGAAACCTGCGGCTGCGTTTACAACTTGACATCATTAAAACGCGTTCACAATTTACGATCTGCTGGTCCGGTTTCCAGCTAATTTAGTAACAACACCCCGGGGGTCCTTTGCGACTGGACAGGACGCCTCCGTTTGACGAGTCCTTGctcccacgcccacgcccgcGTCCtgtgagtgtgagtgtgagtgCGTGTGCGCACGCCTTTAGTTTTGCTCCGCACTCAACTAACATTTTCATACCCGGCGGTcgatttaatttgtaatttgagGACCGCTCGGTCCTCAAGTGGCCACTTGGCGGCGAGAAGATCATCGATTTGTGCGGACGGCCAACAGCGGTCCTTCCTCGTCGACGTCTCCTCCTTggcccctgcccctgctccCGTCAAATATTACGCAAATTAGCTGGAAATGGATATTGGAGATGCGTCCAtcagtccgtccgtccgtccgtccgtctgttcgACTGTCTATCCGTCTTGGTATCCGTGGCCAACCACGacctttttccattttccgcgTCATGTGCGTGTTGCTGCGGCTGCAGCCGGGCGGATGGAAAATTTTCACCACAGCGACAGGTTGTCTGCCGCAACTTGTGGGTTCCGCCTCCTGCCACTTCTGGAAGAGGCGGCCGAGTGCCTCCGTAATCGGGCAAGGATATGCAAATGGTCGATATCCAGGACACTTGGGGGTAGCGACAGATCAGACGAATTGGGCAGCCGCAGGGTTTTCCGCAGACAGATTGGCTGATCTCCATGGCAGCCCTGTTTGCTCCGTTGTTAAGGATAGGGGTTTTTATTTATCCAGGAGAAACGATTATGCTTAGGTTGGTTGTGAAAATATGAGCTGCATAGCTTTTTGGAAAAATGGGATgctatttattgtattttgttCCCAccaacaaaatgtatttaggCAGAATTGATCAATATATTAGTTTAAGCCATCGAATTTTCCTTTTtactgttaaaaaaaaaacacgaaaaaataGTGACTTTTTATAGTTTATAGCCCGATCTTACTGTTTTTTAACTATCTGTACTGGTAACTTTTACCCATATTTTTTATGCGCAGTATTTTAGTAGACAGATTTATTCAGTAGATATAATAGCTGTTAAGCCAAGATAATTAGCATAAGTTAAATTTGTCAAACAGGTGTTCTTGCACACCAATATTGTTTATTCCAACAACATTTAACTAAAGTAATTATGTAATTATGGAGAATGTGGCTATTGAGCCACAATGCATCCTAAAGAGTCAATTTTACGTAAAAGTTGTGTGGACTTTTAGCTTTAGTTTCGATGACTCTCCTATTGCGTGTACGCAGCCTGCCCTTTGACCTACTGAGATGTTTTTTTGGCACATCAATGCCAATGGCAGGGCACACTTTTGACATTTTCTGGAGGCGCCTAAAATACTCTCGCCGCCAATTTTCCCTAGTCCCAGTCTCCCGAACGATCCAGCATTTTTGGGCTTTAAATCCACAACCTGGCCGATGGCTAATTAAGGGAACAACCTCCCAGCCCCCCATTTGCATTGCCGGGGGCCAAATGAACGGGAAGCAATAACGCCCCGGTCACGCCCACACACTGAATTTGTTAATGAGGTGGACACAGTTTGGGGACCAGACCGTTTCGGCCCGGCAAATTAGCCTTTTGACTTAATGCActggccaaaaataaacagacGCGTGCTGGAAGTGGCCAGCGAGGCTGGCCAGCCAGCAGATGAATCAATAAACAATGACATCATCGCCAGCATCCAGTCGGTCGGTTAGTCACTCAGTCAGCTTGTCATTTGGTCGGTTGGCGGCGGGGGGACTTTACAGCTTTGGAAGCCATAGCAAGTGCCCATCCTGCGCACAGGGCCTGCATATATAATTGCGGCACAGGACGACAGCGGAGCTGGGGGAAGATATTTACATTAGCGTAAGGGGCGCCGAAAGGGGGCTCTAGGGGGTGGGTCCCGAGGAGGGGTCTACGCGGCCATTGAGCAGGCCAATTGTCTGGGTGAGAGTGTGCGTGATGGTGGCCCATTCAGCCAGTTTGACGACAGCAGCAGGAGCGGAGGCAGCAGCCCAAAAGCCAGCCAAAGTTTTGCTTTCTTCTTGCGTCACAGAACGGTCG is part of the Drosophila biarmipes strain raj3 chromosome 2R, RU_DBia_V1.1, whole genome shotgun sequence genome and encodes:
- the LOC108030137 gene encoding uncharacterized protein LOC108030137; its protein translation is MFCSLAQTLFCVLLIQGGLYALHLSGNGNGNGSGNEKSLAEAKAALQVPSQPLGPSTGVSGAWQTAPSQQQQHQQHPGGSPPGGGSATAPHGHRSAAAAAADATTVRLNKEIADMAQLERERLMLLARAKQTAEQLAPPAGGHHRGHPFIAGRIQMQPSEELDVGDYPALLQPAGRAYIFGNVQKQPPTPINLEQDYEQLRELEHRPVKYYGRVVQPAEREEAAEALYEPMHSFGDFDDFSELEPEQEPHLGEDELLRELDAYQYHGLEEEPLPENPYRTLEQLELAAPDSLQQLFEQEQEQRDAPYKGMHSAGKGHNPANYNIRVQQKWARKRNGQGIGHNSEAEKQLQRQIFAQHFKPQRSGKLSLSANSEATASKHLKPSSRSGSKDSEKPINEALGGGSASGSTTGSTSNGKQDIPKQQAEPQHSQLDKKDPSHKRSGSGSAGSMGSPGGGFAAQPPMVHSIASQLMLRTARGQRQYDVPQIECPTAMDGMERFACPIPDRQSRYRCIDDHSLCDGFIDCPEGEDEDRRSCMFYKTTKAHLDVLADALLRWARGR